gaaaataaaaaataaaaacaataacgaTAAGTAATAGGTTAAAGTAGAGTTGTCAATATGACCAATAGTCCATGTATCAGTTTTAGCCTACTCTTCATTAATCTCCTACTTGGTGGGCACCCAAACCGACAACCAAGACGGGCCAAAACATCTAGAAAAGATGATCGAGACAGGTTCAGTCGGGTCGATGGACCTACCTGACTGGCTCGGGTTGACAAATGAGACGAGCAAGATCAACGGTCGATAAGGGCCAACCGGGACCAACCTGGGTCGACAGCCAAGACAAGATGAGATGAACAAGCATTGGTTGACTCAGGGGGATGGTAGAGACATGTCGACTTGGGCCGATAGTCGAGATAGGTCAGGTCAAGCCCAAGGTCGAGACAAGTTGGGTTAATGGTCGAGATAGGTCGGACAGACTCGAAGGACAAGACATGTTGGGCGATGTCAACAATCGAGAAGGGTTGACGATCGAGACGGGCTAGACCATGCCCAAGGCCGAGATGGGTCAGATGAGACAAGTTGGCTTGAGTCTACGGACGAGACAGGTCGACGCAGACCAACAATCGAGATGTAGTCTAACTTGTGCCTAAGGTCAAAATGGGTCAGCCCGTGCCTACGAACAAGATGGGTCAGACTAGCCCTGGTCAAAGCTCGTCGAAGGTCGAGACGATCAACCTGGGCCGAAGGTAGGAACGAACTGGTTGGAGCTGAAGGTTGAGATGGGAAGAGCCTGTGGTAGAGGTTGAGATTACCCGAGTTGGGCCGATTGTCGAGATGGATGGGCAAAGGGTCGATTGTTGAGACATGgcttaaaaacatatttaaaaaataatatatttttcatgtttaaaatgAAATTCCATGGGTTGTGCTTGACCCACGAGATTTTTGTGAACTTTTTGGTCATATGGACTTTTATAATGGGGACTTTTTGGCCTTATAGGCCTTTTTTGGCCTCAACCCACGTGGGTCAGGGACAAATCTTATGAGTTAGGCCAAATTGACCACTCTTGGTAAAAGACTTATTTCAATAGTAACCTAAAGAAAAAGTTTCAATTTGCATAATTTATTTTGCTATGCTTTATTCCCTTTGTATCacctacaaaaataattttttgagagaaccaaaataatacacttaaaatttatatgttcaattattgtcattaataaaacaaaattaaataaatggatTGTTACTATTGTGCTTACTAATAGGTGAAGAAATTGAATGTGTTGTTTTCATATTATATGGCTTCCCTTtcatcacttttaaaaaataaatctactcttttatttttcataatttgaaaaataagtttaacattaaaaaataaaggttaaaatacctttttggtcccaatttccgtcaagttttttcaaataagttctaattttggttttgtgttcaaataggtcctaattttcgtcaattttgttcaattgggtcctttttatctaacaccgtttaaatcattaacggccatgaataGTGACTGCCACGTATcacttcgtgtttttttttgaatttctttttttattttttttattttttaaaaaaattttaaaattttttaaaattttttaaaatttcttttaaatgtacatgtgtcacACAGGAGtgtgtcatgtgtcacttcgtggtttttttgaatttttttaaatgtccacgtgtcaacctagtagcgtgccacgtgtcaaagtcaatgttctaaatttaatttggtccctatatttgttatttttgttcaattaggtcccaatttttgttaacattaaccaatttggtccctctccaaattaaaaccaaatttaatttttatattaaaattcacattttttattaaatatttttatatgatatattaaaattcacatcattataattttgatataaaaattaaatttggtcacatcttcgatagggatcaaattggttaatgttaacaaaaattgagacttaattgaaaaaaaaataacaaatatagggaccaaattgaatatagaatattgactttgacacgtggcacactactgggttgacacgtggacattttaaaaaaattataaaaaataaaataaaataaaataaaataaaataaaaaattcaaaaaagtcacgaagtgacacgtggcacactcctgggttgacacgtgtatatttaaaaaaaatttaaaaatttttttaaaaaaattaaaaaaaaataaaaataaaaaatttcaaaaaaacaacgtagtgacacgtggcagtcactgttcatggccattaatgatttaaacggtgttagcaaaaaaggactcaattgaaaaaattgacgaaaattagaacctatttgaatacaaaaccaaaattaggacttttttgaaaaaacttgacgaaaattgggaccaaaaagatattttaaccaaaaataaacTATCAAAACCTAATTAAATATTACGAgagataattattaaaaacaaaatctatGATAATCAACTTACAATTAAAATCAGATTATTAAAAAACAGataataattaactattttttctattatattcataaaaaaattactatacaAAAAATGtacgagaaaaaaaaaggaagacaaaagtaatattttagtattaaaTGGGACAGGAGaggaattttttgttttctttctataataaaacaaaacatgtgaaaaataacataaataatgagtttgtgtttaattgttttttctcacaaaacaaaaaacatgtgAAAGAGTGAAAGATAATAGAAACAATAAGTAAATTAAGAggtatagaaaaagaaaataaaaaaaatatctaactttttaattatttattatatctaattttatgttttactattttttaacattaaataatatattttataaaaagttaaaaatcacCTAATTTAATTCCCgtaaattctcatattatatatatatatatatatatatatatatatatatatatatatatatatatataattttataattttataatattataatagtcATGACAGCTTTCAAGAAAATTGCTTCCTATGTGAAACAAACGTTAAGATGTATTCACCATTATGCATTAATCACTCTACAATATGATTCTAATAACTTTCGACTTAATTAGCTAAATCTTTTGAAACAATAAAAGACCATCTTATGAAATATCCATTACATGGATGGAGGCAATATGGCATATAAAACTACAGTCTTCATCAAGTGGCTTTAGGTATCCGATGtttgtaataaaatagataattatgtACAGGGCCAACTTTTGTAATCGCTTGTTAAATGGATTTCCTGACAAAGACTTCTGTTATGGCTTCACCTGAAAGACTATCCAAAATGGAGATTTAAAACTcagatattttgaattatatgattaattaatGCTCTGAGTTTGTGCTTGATCAACTCAGCAGTGATCCAATGTTGTTGTCATGCTTGCATAATTTGACTGTGACCTCTTTTATGTTTCTAGGTATGCATGTGGATATCTATTATTGGCTTATACTTCAACACTTCACCATAAAAAGGTATTTACTTCATTTCAAATGcaaatatatagtaatataaCATAATCATGAGTTGGACCTTCTGCATGCAATTACTGAGATATCATTGTTTAGAGCtgagatattattttattacatagtGGTAAGTTATTACCACCAACGATTTCTTTTAGGTCCCAGAATGTTATTAATTTGTTATGAATATTAGGAAAGCGTTATGGTGATGTGTGAAACATGTTTCTGCAAAGCAAGCATCTCAAACCAAGCCACACTTTCGATAAGTCAAATTCTTTCGCTTGAAGAAATTGTTCGATGACCCCAGTTGAGTTGGAGCAGTTAAAGAGTGTTACATCCACACCAGAAACCAGAGGATGATGAAAAGTCAAATTATTAGTGCAGGTCGCTCCAACCACTAAAAATAAAgatactttttcttattttctaatGTAAATGAAGACTCTCGCGTTCATATGTGGAGTTGAAGTCAGCACTAAGCTTTTAGCAAGGTTATAGTCCAATATAAGTTGAATAACTAGTTGCATATACAATACGTAAGTTATAGAATAAATTATATGGATTGCTATGAGGTGATAGTGTGGTGCTCTCTCTTACTTTCTTCCTTCATACCTAACATCACTGCACTGAGCAGTATCACTCCAAATAAGCCATTGCATCACAATGAATCCCTTGTTTCAGCATCTGGAACCTTTGAAGCAGGGTTCTTTAGCATTGGAAGTTCTCGGAGATATTACTTCTGCATATGTTACAAGAATATATCACCTAGAACAATTGTTTGGGTGGCCAACAGAAACACCCCATTGGATAACTCCACAGGGGTTTTGAAAGTCAGTCATGGGGGAAATCTTGCTGTACTTGATGGCACTGGTGCAAATTTTTGGTCATCCAATGCATCAACCACTGCTCAGAAGCCAACAGTGGAGCTTTTGAACTCTGGCAACCTTGTTGTGAAAGATGGTGGTGGTAGTAATGCCCCAGAAAAGATTGTGTGGCAAAGCTTTGATTATCCTGGTGACACTTTACTTCCTGGAATGAAACTCAGAAGCAGTTTAGTTACAGGTGCACATAGTTCTCTGACATCATGGAGGAACACAGAAGATCCTGCTGTGGGGGAATTTTCATTGTATATTGATCCTCATGGTTTTCCTCAGAGAGTGACTACAAAGGGAGGGACTTGGTTGTACAGAGCAGGTTCGTGGAATGGTTATCAGTTTTCAGGAGTTCCTTGGAAACTGTTGCCTAATTTCTTCAATTACTATTTTGTGTTAACCAAGGAGGAAGTGTATTATGAGTATGAACTCTTGGAACGTTCTGTTGTTACAAGGTTTGTGATCAACCAAGCAGGTAGCGATCAACGTTTCACATGGTCAAAGAGGACAAAAAGTTGGGAGCTTTTTGCCTCTGGCCCAAGGGAACAGTGTGAAAACTATGCTTTGTGTGGTGTAAATTCTGTTTGCAATGTTAATCGCTACCCTATATGTGAATGCTTGGAGGGTTTTGTCCCTAAGTTCACAGAAAAGTGGAGATCATTGGATTGGTCTAGTGGGTGTGTTCGGAGAATGAGTCTGAGTTGTGACAATGAAGATGGTTTTGTTAAGTACGAGGGAATGAGATTACCAGACACATCTTCCTCCTGGTATGACGCAAGAATGAGTCTTGATGAATGTGAGAGAGTGTGCTTGCAAAACTGTTCTTGCACAGCATACACAAACTTAGATGTCAGAGGTGGTGGCAGTGGTTGTCTACTTTGGTTTGGTAACATTGTGGATATGGGAAAACATCTCTCCCAAGGACAAGAGATTTACATACGAATGGCTGCTTCAGATATAGgtacttttaaattttcaattgaaacagaaaaataatgCATGACACTCAGGTTTGTGCGACCATTGATTGCATTTAATGTTCTTCCCTTTACTGCTTAACGTGTTTTCTAACATTCCTTTTGTTCTAACAGAAAACACTTGGCATAAAAGGCACATTAACAAGAAGCTTGTGGTGGTTTTGGCAGCAATTGTTGCGTTCATTATAGTCATAACATTAGGATCAGTTCTATACATTCGGAGAAAACTTGAGAAACAAGGTACACTGTTACATTATAGACCATagtatattttaatcataaaacaCTTATTAGGCTTCACTTGTTTACAATTTGCTGGTGCCATATCAGGAAAGACAAATATAGTGGACCAGATGCCTCACACTATAAAACATGGGAAGAAAGACATTGACTTACCAACCCTTGATTTATCAACCATTGATAATGCCACTCGTAGTTTCTCTGTCAATAACATATTGGGAGAAGGTGGATATGGACCAGTTTACAAGGTAACATCACTATATCTCACCAATGGTACACactcaataatatattttgaatatttgtcCACATTTAATCATCAGGGTGTGCTGGCAAATGGACAAGAAATAGCTGTTAAGAGACTTTCCAAAAATTCTGGACAAGGATTAGATGAATTCAGAAATGAAGTTGTGTTGATTGCGAATCTTCAGCACCGGAATCTTGTAAAGATTCTAGGGTGTTGTGTTCAAGAGGAGGAGAGAATCTTGATCTATGAATTCATGCCTAACAGGAGCTTGGATCTTTACATTTTTGGTTTGAGGCTTTTACTCAGATTCTTTTGTACTCTCATTTCTGCAAAAatcattttaacttaaattaggCAACGGAATGCAGATAACACAAGAAAGAGATTATTGGATTGGAGCAAACGCTTTCAAATTATAAGTGGCATAGCTAAAGGTCTTCTCTATCTTCATCATGATTCTAGACTGAGGATCATTCACAGAGATATCAAAGCAAGCAATATTCTTCTTGATAATAATATGAATCCAAAGATATCAGACTTTGGACTAGCAAGAATGCTTGTTGGTGATCACACTAAAGCCAATACAAAAAGGGTTGTGGGAACTCAGTAAGCTTGTTTATGCTTTAATAGTTGAACTATGTTGTATGCTTTCTCTTTTATCTGAATCTGTTCTACTTGTGTTATCTTGCAGTGGTTACATGCCTCCTGAATATGCAGTGTATGGATATTTTTCAGTAAAATCAGATGTGTTCAGCTTTGGTGTTATTGTGCTAGAGATAGTTAGTGGGAGGAAGAACACAAGATTTCTTGATCCACTCAACCAACTTAACCTTATAGGGCATGTAAGCATGAAGTGTGAATACAACCCTTTTGTTACTATTCTAACAAGACCTTAATTTCTATATACCAGTAATGTAAAGAGTTTTTTCATCAACCAGTCAAAAATTATGACAGTTTTTTTACTAGTTAGCAGTGTAAAACCCTCATGCCTAATAGTGAATAGTGATTTTATCATTTAGCATAGATTGAAGTGGACCTCACAAATTGGCTTTGATTTTTGTCCAGGCTTGGAGATTGTGGAGTGAAGGGAGGCCTTTGGAGCTGGTTGATGAAGCACTAGGGGATTCAGTGATTGAAAGTGAAGTGTTGAAAATTGTTCATGTTGGGctcttgtgtgttcaagagAGAGCAGAGGATAGGCCCAACATCTCAAGTGTGGTTCTGATGCTGAATGGTGAGAGGCCATTGCCCAGGCCCAAGCAGCCTGCATTTTATCCACACCATGAAGATTTTTCTTCATCCACCAAGTGTGAATTCAGCTCAaatgatatgtccatcagtttAGAGGCAAGATAGTAAACCTAAATTAATTGAAATGAGCACCATGTGTTTGATGTTTGTACAGTTTTCAGGATTATTAATATGTTAGGTTCTGAATCTGTGTGCATAGACTATTGTTGTTTATTTGATGTGCACCATTGTAATATTTGTTAGTATCGTAGGAAGAGATAGGTTTTAAAGCTATTGAATTGATTACATTTATATTCTACAAGATATTACTAGATGGTCTCACCACACACTTTTTTTCAGACGATGTCACTGTATAGACGAAGATTCAATAAACGTGAAGAGACAAAACGGtctattaaaagtatatttgtattataataCTAGACGGTCTACTAAAAGCATCATTCGTATTCGTTAAGAACCTTTGACCAAGACTTTACATAAGAACAAATGTTTCTAGTTAACGAAATTATAACTACACTGTTTCGATTTTCAAAGTGCTTTAATTGGTTGGATGAAGTCTGAAAGCAACAATCATAGCATAGAAAATTTATTCTAACAATCATACCACAAAAACATAATCATACGAATCTCTTTAAGAAATTATACTTGTAGTCTTTacgagaaaaatataaactaatatgTTAAACTCCTACTATGAATTtaataaagtattttcaaaaataaaatatgtattagaaaattatttaaagtaatatgtattaaaaaaattgccgtttaattaacatattaattaCTAGATAATCTACGTGGAAGCTTTAGCAACAGAATTGCCATCCACTCCAATTTATCtcaattatttatacttttctaGTCAAgacatatattttcttttgttttacgTACTTTATAGTACGATGCAAGTTTAGTAACacataatttagtttttctctTACACGAtgcaaatttataaaaactattaatTGGGTCTCAAAAGTTTccacttctttaattttatttttaatttgaacttACAATATAAATTTGCACACTTAACTGTCAAATTAATGAGGGGTAGGTTGGGCGTTGAATGCTGGTCAATTTCTTCCAATTCAATATTCAATAATGGAGTCCCTTGGGGACATCAAATAAATACACAAcggtttattattttttattctgttGTCATTTAAAgcaaatttagtttttgttctttataatttttgaaactattctaattcttcaaatttaagaaatacaattttaattcataattatCAAATTTGATGGACTAAACtgatcttttaaattaattataagttaaaaatagaaatttcagaagttaaaattctattttcaaaatttaaaatattaaaataaacttttttaaatttgagaaactaaaattaggttaattttaaaatttaaagattaaacaAGTTAAATTGATATACTATATAGTATTTATCGaagacaaaatatatatatatatatatatatatatataatataatataaaaaatgtttaaatttattcGTTTATAATTTGGCTAGGATGACAAATAATCTTATTCGTATGGATATCCTTAtgcatttcttcttcttcattctcacttgtagaaaatttttaatatatttttgttaggaCGACCAAAACAGACTTGATATAATTGTTGGGTCTAATATCTTT
This region of Vigna unguiculata cultivar IT97K-499-35 chromosome 5, ASM411807v1, whole genome shotgun sequence genomic DNA includes:
- the LOC114183461 gene encoding G-type lectin S-receptor-like serine/threonine-protein kinase At4g27290 isoform X2 produces the protein MDCYEVIVWCSLLLSSFIPNITALSSITPNKPLHHNESLVSASGTFEAGFFSIGSSRRYYFCICYKNISPRTIVWVANRNTPLDNSTGVLKVSHGGNLAVLDGTGANFWSSNASTTAQKPTVELLNSGNLVVKDGGGSNAPEKIVWQSFDYPGDTLLPGMKLRSSLVTGAHSSLTSWRNTEDPAVGEFSLYIDPHGFPQRVTTKGGTWLYRAGSWNGYQFSGVPWKLLPNFFNYYFVLTKEEVYYEYELLERSVVTRFVINQAGSDQRFTWSKRTKSWELFASGPREQCENYALCGVNSVCNVNRYPICECLEGFVPKFTEKWRSLDWSSGCVRRMSLSCDNEDGFVKYEGMRLPDTSSSWYDARMSLDECERVCLQNCSCTAYTNLDVRGGGSGCLLWFGNIVDMGKHLSQGQEIYIRMAASDIENTWHKRHINKKLVVVLAAIVAFIIVITLGSVLYIRRKLEKQGKTNIVDQMPHTIKHGKKDIDLPTLDLSTIDNATRSFSVNNILGEGGYGPVYKGVLANGQEIAVKRLSKNSGQGLDEFRNEVVLIANLQHRNLVKILGCCVQEEERILIYEFMPNRSLDLYIFDNTRKRLLDWSKRFQIISGIAKGLLYLHHDSRLRIIHRDIKASNILLDNNMNPKISDFGLARMLVGDHTKANTKRVVGTQLGDCGVKGGLWSWLMKH
- the LOC114183461 gene encoding G-type lectin S-receptor-like serine/threonine-protein kinase At4g27290 isoform X1, with amino-acid sequence MDCYEVIVWCSLLLSSFIPNITALSSITPNKPLHHNESLVSASGTFEAGFFSIGSSRRYYFCICYKNISPRTIVWVANRNTPLDNSTGVLKVSHGGNLAVLDGTGANFWSSNASTTAQKPTVELLNSGNLVVKDGGGSNAPEKIVWQSFDYPGDTLLPGMKLRSSLVTGAHSSLTSWRNTEDPAVGEFSLYIDPHGFPQRVTTKGGTWLYRAGSWNGYQFSGVPWKLLPNFFNYYFVLTKEEVYYEYELLERSVVTRFVINQAGSDQRFTWSKRTKSWELFASGPREQCENYALCGVNSVCNVNRYPICECLEGFVPKFTEKWRSLDWSSGCVRRMSLSCDNEDGFVKYEGMRLPDTSSSWYDARMSLDECERVCLQNCSCTAYTNLDVRGGGSGCLLWFGNIVDMGKHLSQGQEIYIRMAASDIENTWHKRHINKKLVVVLAAIVAFIIVITLGSVLYIRRKLEKQGKTNIVDQMPHTIKHGKKDIDLPTLDLSTIDNATRSFSVNNILGEGGYGPVYKGVLANGQEIAVKRLSKNSGQGLDEFRNEVVLIANLQHRNLVKILGCCVQEEERILIYEFMPNRSLDLYIFDNTRKRLLDWSKRFQIISGIAKGLLYLHHDSRLRIIHRDIKASNILLDNNMNPKISDFGLARMLVGDHTKANTKRVVGTHGYMPPEYAVYGYFSVKSDVFSFGVIVLEIVSGRKNTRFLDPLNQLNLIGHAWRLWSEGRPLELVDEALGDSVIESEVLKIVHVGLLCVQERAEDRPNISSVVLMLNGERPLPRPKQPAFYPHHEDFSSSTKCEFSSNDMSISLEAR